A segment of the Streptomyces sp. NBC_01235 genome:
CGGGGGCTTGCAGTGCGGACAGCACGCCTGGGGAATGCGCGAAAGTCTGCGCGACGGCTATGGATCTCCGTTTGGCCTCGGCATTGGTGTGCCGCTGTGACTGCAGGACAAGGGCGAAGACGGCGAATGCCACGAGCAGCACCACCAGTGTCACCTGCATGAGGAACATCTGCCCCGCGACGCTTCGCGTGTTCTTCCGCACCAGTGACCATAGCCGTGATATGTGCCGAACTCGGGCAAAACGGTCTTCCATCCGGCCTTTCTAGCACTGCTCACCCCGCTTAGTCACGGGCCTGCCTTCGAGCCATCCGTGCCCGCCGACGATCGATCGCCTCTGCCGCCACAACAGTCACTGAAGCTGTGCGACGTCCCAGCAGTACCAACAACCCCACAGGCATCGTGCCCGAGGCCTCTGCGAGGCTCCGAGCCGGCCGGCTCGGAGACGGGGCGCTCGAGGAGACGGCAAGCGCGCACAACAGCCTCGCCCGCGCCCGCGAGGCTGCGGCAGCTGTACGGCAACCGGATTCCGCGATCCCGGCAACCGCCCCCGACCGTCGACCTCCCTCAGACACCCCGAGCAGCCGCTACGACCGTCGCCGACCGATCTCTGCAGAGCAGGGCGGTGCCCCCGCCCCCTCGCCTCGCCACGCCTCGCCACGCCACGGCCGCCCCGGTCCCGAGAGCGAGGCGGCCCCGTCACACCGCGCGGCGAGCCGCGTCGGTTCACGTCGACCGCGCTCCCAGCCACCGCCGCCACCGCCACCGCGTTGCACTCCGTGCCACCGTTGCCGTCGAGGTCCTTGCTCGTGCCCGAGGACGACCAGGAAGTCGTCCTGATCACGGCGGAACGGCTCACCTTCCGCGCGGCCCTCCACAGGCTCGCGGCACGGTTGGCCCGGGCCGACGAAACGGCGCCGTGACTATCCCGCGGCCAGGGGCGTGGAGTTGAGTTCGCGGATCAGCTGCGGGGTGAGCAGTTCGCCGGCGCGGTCGGCGAGGACGGCCATTTCGTAGCCGACCAGGCCGACGTCGCATCCCTCGGCGGCGAGGACGCCGAGGCAGCTGCCGTCGCGGATGCGACCGACCATGAGGAAGCCCCCGAGCATTTCGATCATGACGAGCTTCATCCCGCGGAAGCCGTGTGCCGTCGCCGCGTTCTGGGCGAGGCTGGTGATGCCGGAGACGACGGCGGCCAGGTGGTCGGCGCGATCTCGGCCGAGGCTGTCCGAGGCGGCCATGAGCAGGCCGTCGGTGGAGACGGCGACAGCGTCGGTGACGCCGTCGGTGGTGCGTGCGAACTCCGAGATGAGCCAGCCGAAACTCTGGACGGCGGTGGTCACGATGAGACTCCTTGTGTGCTTCGGGCCTCGGCACGGGCGACACCTGCTCGGAAGCCGTTGAGCAGGGAGGAGACAGCGGGCCTGGCGGGCGGGGGTGTGGCGGAGAGGTGGTCCTGCGCGGGGGCGAGGAGGCGCCCCGGAAGGACAAGGAGCGCGGACAGGCCGCCACCGGCGGTGTCGAAGAGGTGGACCTGCGCGCCCTCACCGAGGCGGTGCGCGAGCCGGCCGACGACGAGGAGGCCGAGGAACCGGGTGGGCGCGGCGAGGAAGGCCTCCTCGCCGGAGTCGGAGAGGCGGGCACCCGCCCGTTCCTTGTCGGCTTCGGACATGCCGATGCCGTGGTCGACGACAGCGAAGCTGTACGTGTCGTCGTCGGTGTCGTACCAGCCGTGCACCTCGACCGGTTCGGTCGGGGGCGAGAAGGTCAGCCCGTTCTCGATGAGTTCGGCGAGGAGGTGGGCGACATCGGCGACGGCGTGTCCGCGTACCCGCACCGGCTCCACGGTCGCGATCAGCACCCGCCGGTACTGCTCCACTTCGGCGACGGCGGACTGGACGACTTCCAGGCCGCCGGCGGCTGCTGCCGTGGGCCGCGGCGGATTCTGTCCGGCCAGGACCAGAAGGCTTTCGGCGTTGCGCCGCATACGGGTGGCGAGGTGGTCGAGCTCGAAGAGCTCGGCGAGGGCGTCCGGGTCCAGTTCCTGCCGTTCCAGGCGGGTGATGAGGTTGAGCTGACGCCGCACGAGGTTCTGGTTGCGGCGGCCGAGATTGGCGAGCGATTCGGTGGTGTTGCGGCGCAGGCCGGCCTGCTGGGCGGCCAGATGGAGGGCGGTGTGTTCCACCTGGTGCAGGGACGCCGCGACCTCGGCGATCTCCGCCGCCCCGCCCAGCAGCTGTGTCTCGGCGTGGTCCGGGGCCTGATCCGGGAGGAACTCCCCGTGGTCCTGCGGCAACTGCTGGATGCGGGCGACGGTCGCGGGCAGCCGGTGCCGCGCCACGTCGTGGGCGGCCTCGGCGAGCGCGCCGAGCGGGCGGGTGAGGGAACGCGAGGCGAACGCGGCGAGGCCCGCGACGAGAGCGGCCATGAGCGTTCCCGCGACGAGATAGGCGGCGAGCCCCAACTCGGCGTCGCGGCTGAGCCGGTCGGCCCGGTCCCGTACGTCGTCGCCGACGGACTGCTGGACGGCGTACAGATCGTCGACGAGTACGGTCATCGCGTCCCACCAGGCGTCGGCGGCGGCGCGCAGCGTGGAGCCGTCGGCGGCGTCTTCCGCTTGATTCTCGTAGGCGGTGGCGCGTTCGGCGTCCTGGGTGCCGAAGGCGTTTTTCAGGGCGGCGCGCTGGGACGCGGTGGCGACCTGCCGGAAGCGGGCGAGGGCGGCGACGCGCGTGGCGCGCACCTCGGTGAAGGCGAGGTACTCGCGGCCGTGGAAGGCGCCCTCGGCGAACACGCCGTTGAGAAGCCCGCGTTCGAGAGCGACGGACTCCTTGGCCGCGGCCAGTTCCTGCAACGCCGCGAGCCCGTCGCGCAGTTGACGGTCGGCGCGCGTCGCGGTCTCCGCCACCGGATCGACGGCGTTGAGAGCGTCGACGGCGGCGGTGTAGAAGGTGAGGGTGGCGGTCCGGTCGGCGGTGTCCGTGCCGGCGGTTCCCCTGTCGGCAGCTGCGCGGATGGCAGCGAGGCGTCGCAAGTTCCGTTGGACGACTTCCTCGACGGCGGGTTCGGGGCGCACTGCGCGCAGCGCGGTGTCAACGCGCTTGCGGGTAGCGGCGAGCGGTGTGCGGAAGCTCTCCTCACCGCCCAACAGGCCGTTGGTCAGGCCGCGTTCGCGTTGCAGCTGATGTACCAGCGCCTGGACGCGCAGGCTGAGGCCGACCTCGGCACGGGTCGTCCGGGCGTCGCCGAGGGCCTCCGCACGGCCGTACACGGCCAGACCGGCCACCGCCAGCAGCAAGCAGATCGGGACCGTGATGACCACCGCCACCCGGCCTCTGATGCTGCGCCAGCCAGGTATCGGCCGCCGGCCGGGCATCGGCCGGCCGACGGGAGCCGTTCGGCCACCGCGGGGCCCTGAACCGCCCTTGCCCAGACCGCCCTTGCCCAGACCGCCCCTGCCGATGATTGCGCCGAGCCTGCCGAGCACCGGCCGAAATGGCGTCCACACCCTCATGTCACGAAGCTAGTCCGACCGCCGTGGCGGCCGGTTTCCGACCTGTTAGACCCCGTGGGGACTTCAGTTGCGCCACCCTCACACCGCGGGCCGGGAGACTGTGACCTCGCGCCCCGGGGTCAAGCGTGGGCCCTGCTCGCGTCGGCCAGGGCCGGCCTCACGATCACGAGGACGGACGACACCGCGCAGACGGTCCTCTGCCGACGGCTCCATCCGTCCCAACCCCGTTGCCCCTTGCCACCGATGGCTACGTCGATCATGCCGACGAGGAGGACGGTGAGGCCGGTCACGCGACGACGTACACCGCCCCGCGTGACCGGCGCTCTGCCGCTACTTGAGCTCGGCGTCGGTGTAGTAGCCGCCCGCGACCAGAACGTACTCGTAGTTGCTCTTGTCGACGGTGGTCGGCTGCAGCAAGTAGGCGGGCACGGCCTTGACGCCGTTGTTGTAGGACCTTCTGTTGTTTATCTTCGGCGTCTTGCCGGTGAGTATGTCGTCGGCCATTTCCGCGGCGACCCCGGCGAGCAGGCGGAGGTCCTTGTAGACGGTCTGCGACTGCTCACCCGCGATGATCGACTTCACCGAGGCCAGTTCGGCGTCCTGACCGGTGATGATCGGGAGGGGCTTGCCGCCGGCGCCGTAGCCGTACGACTTCAGCGCGTTCAGGACGCCCATGGAGATGCCGTCGTACGGCGACAGGACCGCGTCGACCGTCTTGCTTCCGTACGACCTGGCGAGGAGTCCCTCCATGCGCTTCTGCGCGGTGGGGCCGTCCCAGCGCAGGGTGGTGACCTCCTTGAGCGCGGTCTGACCGGACCGGACGACCAACTGCTTGCTGTCCACGTACGGCTGAAGAAGGTGCATCGCGCCGTCGAAGAAGTACTTGGTGTTGTTGTCGTCGGGGGAGCCGGCGAACAGCTCGATGTTGAACGGGCCCTTGCCTTTCTCCAGGCCGAGCTTGTCGATGATGTAGAGCGCCTGGAACCGGCCGACCTGCTCGTTGTCGAAAGAGACGTAGTAGTCGACGTTCTGGGTGCCGAGGATGAGACGGTCGTAGGAGATCACCGGGATGTGCGCGTCGGCGGCCTGCTGGAGCACACCGTTCAGCGACTTGTTGTCGATGGCCGCGATGATCAGTGCGTCGACGCCCTGCTTGATCAGGTCCGCGATCTGTGAGACCTGGGTCTTCGGGTCGTCGTTGCCGTAGACCAGCTTGGTCTGGTATCCGTCGGCCTTCAGGTCATTGACGACGCTCTTTCCGTCGGTGAGCCAGCGCTCGGAGGCCTGGGTCGGCATGGCGATGCCGATGGTGCCGCTGCCGCCCTTGGAGCCGCCCACGGTGCTCTCGCCGCAGGCGGACAAGGTGAGGGCCAGGGAGGCGGCCCCGGCGATGGCGGCGAGGGCGGCTCTTCGGTTGAGCATGGTGATCGTTCCTCGTTCTTCTCGTCGTTGAGAGGGTGGCGGCATATATCGGATGTCGGCGGGGAAGCGATGGAGCAGGCCGGCCGGCCTGCGCGCCGGTCGGGATTCGAGCCGGCCGGTGCCGTACCCGCTTCCGGGCGGTGACCGGGGTCGGGCTCAGGTCCTGTGGAGGGGTGCCGTACGGGTGGATCCCGGGCGCCCTGGACGGACCGGACCTCAGGTGGAACGGTGCGCCGCGGCGGATCCGCTCGGTGATCGCGTGGATCCGCTTCCGCAGGTGGCCGCCGACGTCGTCGGGGACGTGGTGCGCACGTTCAGGAACGTTGAACAGGCGGTGGGTCACGCTCAAATGACCGAGGGTCGGATGGCTCGGCACGTCGCTCGCATCGGTGCTCAGGCGCCTCGGTGCCCCGCAGCTCGCCGATCAGTGCGTCGGTGCGGCCCTGCACCCGGGTCTGGCCGGCTCCCGTGATCCCCGCGCCGGTGAACACCTGTACATACGTCAGGCCGCGCCACCGCGTTCCTGTCACGTATGTGCCGATTCCGGTGGTGCGCAGGGCGCTTGCCTTTCAGCCGTTCGAAATACCGTCACGTGGTCGGAATGTTGGCGTGAGATTAGGAGGGGGTGTGCAGGGTGTCAACGGGGCGAACAGAAACGATTCCAGAAAGTGTTCGAGACCGCTTGCCGGAAGGCGGTACACGTGGCCGTTTCGCTTTCCTTGTCATTCGTCCCTTTTCGCGGCCGTTCGGGCGAGATCAGGAGCCGGATGCATCCCATGGGCGGGCCGCCCGTGAACGCGGTGGAGAGCCCGTGCAAGAAGTGGTGCGCGGTCGGCGCCGGCAGGTCTCCGCCTGGCCACCGGCGAAGCCCGACCGTCGGGTTGGGTCCCGGACACGATTCCGGGCCGCCCCCCGGACAGAGCGGGGATGCAACCATTCCCTGTGGAGCTGGAGCCCCCGGAAGCCGACCGCGCGCTCAGGACCACAGCCGCAGGCACTGACAACGCCGCTGCCGCGGCTCGCCGCCGGCGAGGCCGCAGGGCAGGGCACGGCTCGGGCGGACATGCCACGGCCGCCCCGGTGCCAAAGACCGAGGCGGCCGTTTCACGTGCCCAAGGACGAACTCAGTTCACGTTGACCGCGCTCCACGCCGCCGCCACCGCGTTGTACTCCGTGCTGCCGTTGCCGTAGAGGTCCTTCGCGGCGTTGAGGGTCGCCGTCCTCGCTCCCGCGTATTTCGTCGAGGACGTCATGTAGACGGTCAACGCGCGGTACCAGATCGCGCCCAGCTTGTCGCGGCCGATGCCGGTGACCGTGGAGCCGTTGTACGTCGGGGAGTTGTACGTCACGCCGTTGACGGTCTTCGTGCCGCTGCCCTCCGCGAGGAGGTAGGCGAAGTGGTTGGCTACGCCCGAGGAGTAGTGGACGTCGAGGTTGCCGACCGAACTGCTCCAGTAGTCGGCGGAGTTGCCGTCCTTGCTCGGCTTGTCCATGTAGCGCAGGGCGTCCCGGCCGAAGCCGGAGCGGACGATCTTCTCGCCGATCAGGTAGTCGCCGGTGTCCTGCGCGTTCCCCGCGTAGAACTCGACCAACGAGCCGAAGATGTCGGACGTCGCCTCGTTCAGGCCGCCCGACTCGCCCGAATAGGTCAGCGCCGCCGTCTTCGACGTCACGCCGTGGGACATCTCGTGGCCGGCCACGTCCAGGGCGACCAGCGGGCCGAGCTGGGTGCCGTCTCCGTCGCCGTAGGTCATGCAGAAGCAGCTGTCGTCCCAGAAGGCGTTGTTGTAGCTGTTGCCGTAGTGGACGCGGTTGTAGGAGCCCTTGCCGTCGTTGCCGATGCCGTTGCGGCCGTGGACGTTCTTGTAGTAGTCCCAGGTCACGTCGGTGCCGTACTGGGCGTCGACGGCGGCCGTGGAGCGGTCCGTCGCGGCGCCGGTGCCCCAGTGGTTGTCGGTGTCCGTGAAGAGGGTCGCGGGGGCGCGGCTGATGCAGATGCCGAAGATGCACAGGTCGGTCTTGTTGGCCGCGTCACCGGTGTAGGTGTTGCCGCGCGTCGGGTCCTTGAGCTGGTACGTCGATCCCGAGAGGGTCGTCTCCAGCGGGACCGTGCCGCCGTACAGGGACTTGCCGTCCCCGGTGGCCGTCTCGATGGTGTCCCAGGCGTCGATCTGCGCGCCGGTGCGGGCGTCGGTCAGCACCGCGCGGGCGACCGGGTTGCCGAGCGGGTCCAGGGCGACGACGTTCGTCCGCCAGGCCAGCCTCGGGGCGCCGTGCAGGGCGTCGACGACCAGCTGCGGCTTGGCCTTGACCTGCTTCAGCGTCTCACCGAGGTTGGCCGCGCGCAGGGCGTTGACGGCCACGTCGGCGGCCTTCGGGGCGGAGAGGGCGGGGGTGATGCTCGCCAGTGAGATCGTCGTCCGTGTCGCCCGGTTCGCGCTGCGGTACGTGCCGTCGGGGGCGAGGTGGACGACGAAGTCGCCGCCCAGGACGGGGAGTTGGCGGTAGGTGCGGTCGTAGCGGACGTGCTGGGTGCCGTCCTTGTCGACGACCACGTCACGGACGGAGGTGCCCTGCACGGAGGTGAGGCCCAGGGCCGCCGCGTGGTCGGCGAGGGCCGCCGCCGCGTTGTCCAGGGCGGTGGCCCGGGTCGGTCTGTCGGCCGCGTCGGCGACCGGGGAGAGTACGGCGGCCAGGAGCGTGGCCGTGGTGGCGGCGATGCCGGCGGTGGCGAGACGGGAACCTCGGACGTGCTGCCGTATCCGACTCATCAGTGTCTTCGGTCTCCTCGGGAAGGCGCCGTGGGGGGCGCGTGTGGGGGTGGCATGTGGAGGTGGCGCTGACGTCGTCCTGGCATTTAAGAGGCCATGACATGTCATGTCCATAGCGCCTACGCGAGGGACCGGTGTGGGGGCGGTGAGGGGAGAGAATCGTTTCCGTGACCGCCCCCGAACTCCCCTTCTTCGTCTACGGCACCCTCCGCCCCGGCGAGGTCAACCACGACCTCTTCCTGCACGGCCGCACCCTCCGCGAGGAGCCGGCCCGGCTGGCGGGCGCGGTGCTGTACGACGGGCCCGGTCATCCCTACGCGGTCGAGGAGCCGGGCCGTCACGAGCTCCCCGGTGCGACCGTCGTCGGGGAGCTCGTGACGGCCCTCCCGGCGGCGTACGCGCGGCTGCTCGCCGACCTCGACCGGCTGGAGGAGTACCGGCCGGGCGACCCGCGCAACCTCTACGAGCGCGTGGAGCGGACGGTGCTCCGCGCGGACGGCTCGCCTCCCGTGCGCGCCTGGGTGTACGTCGCCGCACCCGCCGTCGCCGCCCGGCTGAGGGGTCGGGGGAAGCTGATCGAGGGCGGGGACTGGCTCGCGCGGCGGTGACCGGTCACCCGTTCACACCCCCTGCGGGCGCTTTTCCGCACCCTGCCGCCCTCACGGCGATGACCTGCTGGAACGCGTGCGGGGGCGGCCCCCTCGGATCGGCATCTGACACCCATTCATCCCATTCCTGACGCACCCTCAGGAAGCGCGCTCGCCGTGCTGCGACTTACCTCGGAAAGGCAGGGAATCTCGAACGGCTCGTAAGGAGCACCCATGCGACGCACCCCCCGGCTGCTGACCGGTACCGCGCTCGCCGTCACCGCCGCGGCCGGGTTCGCCGTACCCGCCCACGCGGCCGGTACCCGGGCCGGGAGCCTGGAGGTGTACCCCTCCGCCGCGGCGCCGGGCGGGCAGGTGTCGGTGAACACGGCGGCATGCGGGGACGGCGAGGCGGCGGCGGGCGACGCCGGTGCGGTGGGCGCCGGTCGCTTCACCCTCGCGCCCAGCACGCACGAGGGTGAGGCGATCGGGCAGTTCCGGGTGCCGCCGAGCGCGCAGCCGGGCACGTACGAGATCGTCGCGGAGTGCGCCGGGGACGGGCGGCGGATCATCGGGGACCTGGTGGTCACGCTGGCCTCGGACCGGCAGCCGGTGGCTCCGCGAGGAAGTGTGAAGACGGGGGTCGGCGGCGCACTGGGCCCCGACCCCGAACAGACCGCGGCCGGTGTGGCGGCTCTCGCCGTCGCCGCCGCGGGCGGTACCTGGCTCCTGCATCGCCGGGCGAGAGGCGACGGGTTCTGACGGACACCCTCCGCTGTCCGTCAGCCGGTACCGCATGTCCCCTCCCCCTCCGGGTCCGACGCCCCTCGCGGCCTGGAGGGGGGCACGGGGTTCCCGCTCATCAGGAATTCACGCAGATCACGCAGATCACGGAGATCACCGGGTTCACGGAGATCACGCAGATCACGGGGTTCATGAAGTTCACGGAGAGGGGATCTGGCATGCGCAGGGTCGGCAACACCGCCATAGCGGCCGTCACCGTGGTCGCCCTCGGCTGCGGCGCGTGGCTGCTGCACAGCGGCGCCGAGACGCACGCCCCGCCGCAGCCGTCCGCGGCGCAGGCCCACACGGGCGGCCCGGACGTGTCGGCCCGGTCGGCCCCGGCGCTGCCGCCCTCCCCGCCCGACCGCGTCCGTATCCCCGCGATCCACGTGGACGCCCCCCTGACGGGCCTCGCCCTCACCCCCTCCGGCGGCCTCGACGTCCCGCCCGCCGAGAAGAAGAACCTCGCGGGCTGGTACGAGGCCGGCACCACCCCCGGCGAGACGGGCACCGCGATCGTCGCCGGCCACGTCGACAACGCCGACGGCCCCGCCGTCTTCTACGACTTGGGCGCCCTGCGCAAGGGCAGCGTCATCGAGGTGGACCGGCGCGACGGAAGCGTCGCCGTGTTCACCGTGGACGCCGTCGAGGTGTACCAGGCACGCGCCTTCCCCGACGAGAAGGTGTACGGGGCGGCCCGGCGGCCCGAGCTGCGGGTGATCACCTGCGGCGGCGCCTACTCGCGGTCGACCGGTTACCAGGGGAACGTGGTCGTGTTCGCGCACCTCACGGGGAGCCGCTGACCACCGACCGGGCGACGGTCCGCGCGCATTCCAGGGCCTCGGTGTGCGTGGTGTCGACCTCCACGTCGTAGACCACGCCCCGGTGCACCGGCTCCGCCTGCCGCGGGCAGGACCTCCTGCAGACACCGCACGATCCCGGACTTTCCGGAGCTGGAACCGCCGTTCAGCACGATCACCTGAGTCGTCACCCGGGTCACAGTAGGGGTCCGCGCCCGGCTCCCCCACTCGTTTTCAGGCACCCCACTGCTCGTAGGCCAGGTTCGCCACCAGCACGAACACCACGATCTTGGCGGTGGCCGAGGCGGTGAGCAGGCCGAGGTGGAGGACGGCGGTGAGGGCGAGGACCAGGAAGGCGCCCGTGCCGGGTCCGACGAGGCCGTCGTAGAAGCCGGCCATGGGGGACAACCCTCACACCCACTCCCCGCCCCCGCTGAGGGCAGCGTTCCTCGCGGGAAACAACGGTGATGCGGCCGGGTAACGTCGGCATCGCACGCTCCTGGACATGACCTCGAATTCGCGTGTGGTGGTGATCGGCGCCGGCCTCGCGGGCGTACGACTCGCCCGCCGGCTCGGCGAGCTGGGCACGCCCGCACTGCTGATCGGCGAGGAGGAGCACCGGCCGTACAACCGGGTCCTGCTCGCCGAGGTGCTGGCCGGCCGGTACGCCCCCGAGGTGATCGCGCTGCCCGCGCCCGCCGGACTGGTCCGGGCCCAGGTCACCGGGATCGACCGCGACCGGCGGACGGTGGCCTGCGCGGACGGCTCGGAGATCGCATACGACACGTTGGTCCTGGCCACCGGCTCCAACCCGGTGCTGCCGCCCCTGCGCGGTCTGTTCACGCCCGACCACGTGCTGCCGGAGGGCGTCCACGCCTTCCGCACCATGGACGACTGCCTCGGCCTGTCGAAGGCGGTACGGCCGGGCGTACGGGCGGTCGTCATCGGCGGCGGGCTCCTCGGGGTCTCCGCGGCCCGCGCCCTCGCCGTGCGCGGCGCGCAGGTCGTCCTCGCCCAGCAGTCCGAGCGCCTCATGGAGCGCCAGCTCGACCCGAACGCCTCCAAGCTGGTGCTGCGGCACCTGAAGGACCTCGGCGTCGAGGTCCACACCGAGTGCCGGGTGCGCGACGTGCGCTGCGTCGGCGGGACCGTCCGCTCGGTCGAGATGGCCGACGGCTACGCCCTCGACGCCGACCTGGTGGTGCTGGCCTGCGGAGTCTCCCCGCGCGCCGGTCTCGCCAAGGCCGCGGGGCTCGCCGTCCACAAGGGCATCCTCGTGGACGACGAACTCCGTACGTCCGACCCGCACATCCGCGCGATCGGCGACTGCGCGCAGCACGACGGGAACGTGTACGGACTGGCCGCACCGGCGCTCGAACAGGCGGATGTCCTCGCCGAGTCGCTGACCGGCACCGCCGGTTCCCGCTACTCCGGCACCCGTGCCCTCACCCGGCTCACCCTCGCCGGGAACAGCGCCTTCGACCTCGCCGCGTTCGGTGAGACGGAGCCGCGCCCCGGCGACGACGTCGTGCAGCTCGCCGACGCCACCCGGGGCACCTACCGCAAGGTCGTCGTCCGCGACGACCGCCTGGTCGGCGGGGTCCTCGTCGGCGAACTCGGCACCGTCGGCGCACTCGCCCGCGCCTGGGAGGGAGCAGAGCCGCTCCCCGACGACGGCCCCCTGCTCCACCTGCTCACCAACGATGGAGGCTCCTGATGTCCACGGCCACCCCCACAATCGTGCTCGTCGGCCACGGCATGGTCGGCCAGCGCTTCCTCGAAGCGCTCGCCGAGCGCGGCCTGACCGCCACGCACCGCGTGGTCGTGCTGTGCGAGGAGCCACGCCCGGCGTACGACCGCGTAGCGCTCACCTCGTACTTCTCGGGCAAGACGCCCGAGGATCTGTCGATGACCGACATGGCGTTCATCGAGACGCACGGCATCGAACTGTACGTCGGCGACCCGGCGGAGAGCGTCGACCGCGAGGCGAAGAAGGTCACCGCCCGCTCCGGCCAGGTCTTCGAGTACGACACCCTCGTCCTCGCCACCGGCTCGTTCCCCTTCGTCCCGCCGGTCCCCAACAAGGACGCCCAGGGCTGCTTCGTCTACCGCACGATCGAGGACCTCCTCGCGATCGAGGAGTACGCCAGGACGGCGACGACCGGCGCGGTGGTCGGCGGCGGTCTGCTGGGCCTGGAGGCCGCGGGTGCGCTGAAGGGCCTCGGACTCACCTCCCACATCGTGGAGTTCGCGCCCCGTCTGATGCCCGTCCAGGTCGACGAGGGCGGCGGCGCTGCCCTGCTGCGCACCATCGAGGACATGGGCCTGTCCGTCCACACGGGCGTGGGCACGCAGGAGATCGTGGTCGACGAGTCCGGCGCCGTCACCGGCATGAAGCTGTCCGACGGCTCCGAACTCGCCACCGACCTGGTGGTGTTCAGCGCCGGCGTCCGCCCCCGCGACCAGCTGGCCCGCGAGTCCGGGCTGACGGTCGGCGAGCGCGGCGGCATCGCCGTCGACGAGCAGTGCCGTACGGTCAGCGACCCGCACGTCTTCGCGATCGGCGAGTGCGCGCTGGCGGCGGACGGCCGGGTGTACGGCCTGGTGGCCCCCGGTTACGAGCAGGCGGAGACGGCCGCCGCGACGATCGCCCAGGACGAGGCCGAGTTCACCGGCGCCGACCTCTCCACCAAGCTGAAGCTGCTCGGCGTGGACGTGGCGTCCTTCGGCGACGCGCACGGCACCGCCGAGGACTGCCTGGACGTCGTCTACTCCGACTCCCGCTCGGGCCTGTACAAGAAGCTGGTCATCGGCCGGGACGGCACGCTGCTCGGCGGCATCCTGGTCGGCGACGCCGACGCGTACGGCACGCTGCGCGCGTTCACCGGGTCCGTACCGCCCGTCTCCCCCGAGTCGCTGGTCCTGCCGGCCGGTGCCGGGGAGTCCGTCCAGCTCGGCCCCTCCGCCCTCCCGGACGAGGCGATCATCTGCTCCTGCCACAATGTCAGCAAGGGCACGATCCGGGGCGCGGTGACGGAGCACTCGTGCACCACCGTGCCCGAGGTGAAGAAGTGCACCAAGGCCGGTACCGGCTGCGGCAGTTGCGTGAAGGTGCTCGGCCAGCTCGTCACCGCCGAGCTGGAGGCCGGCGGCGTCGAGGTCGACAAGGGCCTGTGCGGCTGCTTCGGGCAGACCCGCGAGGAGCTCTACGAGATCGTCCTCGCC
Coding sequences within it:
- the nirB gene encoding nitrite reductase large subunit NirB, which gives rise to MSTATPTIVLVGHGMVGQRFLEALAERGLTATHRVVVLCEEPRPAYDRVALTSYFSGKTPEDLSMTDMAFIETHGIELYVGDPAESVDREAKKVTARSGQVFEYDTLVLATGSFPFVPPVPNKDAQGCFVYRTIEDLLAIEEYARTATTGAVVGGGLLGLEAAGALKGLGLTSHIVEFAPRLMPVQVDEGGGAALLRTIEDMGLSVHTGVGTQEIVVDESGAVTGMKLSDGSELATDLVVFSAGVRPRDQLARESGLTVGERGGIAVDEQCRTVSDPHVFAIGECALAADGRVYGLVAPGYEQAETAAATIAQDEAEFTGADLSTKLKLLGVDVASFGDAHGTAEDCLDVVYSDSRSGLYKKLVIGRDGTLLGGILVGDADAYGTLRAFTGSVPPVSPESLVLPAGAGESVQLGPSALPDEAIICSCHNVSKGTIRGAVTEHSCTTVPEVKKCTKAGTGCGSCVKVLGQLVTAELEAGGVEVDKGLCGCFGQTREELYEIVLALRINTYQDLLDRYGREDARGGDGCDVCKPAVASIIASLAPTIGASGYVLDGEQAALQETNDHFLANLQKNGSYSVVPRIPGGEITPEGLIVIGEIARDFGLYTKITGGQRIDMFGARVEQLPLIWTRLVDAGFESGHAYGKSLRTVKSCVGQTWCRYGVQDSVRMAIDLELRYRGLRSPHKLKSAVSGCARECAEAQSKDFGVIATSNGWNLYVGGNGGATPRHADLLAQDLTDAELIRLIDRFLMFYIRTADRLERTSTWLERIPGGLDHVRDVVVEDSLGICEELESLMTAHVAHYADEWATTINDPEKLARFVSFVNAPDTPDPVVGFVPERDQIKPDLPLLTIGHRPLEGSTQR